One window of the Triticum dicoccoides isolate Atlit2015 ecotype Zavitan chromosome 3B, WEW_v2.0, whole genome shotgun sequence genome contains the following:
- the LOC119275645 gene encoding kinesin-like protein KIN-14A, with product MAEARRVSFRDGRFASRKTEEAAWRRHQAAAWLESMVGPFGLSHCPSEQEFVSSLRNGIVLCKAINKIQPGVVPKVVANAPCDSQPSTAFQYFENIRNFLVAVQELKLPSFEASDLEKDNLDAGSVGKIVDCVNSLKSYQERKKCSETYGPVKYMKSPLAPCSAIHVRSENVTSGSSTPQKCLDLKEIDAEGQSFQNVGPNMEEAIGKLQRIILDCMISCKENLNQDVLKKDPVTLVGTILSNQLEKEQFKPLLQLISPEGAAMKNEPNQHIECSNSQNENRLRLLEAQESELLELKTMFQEVKVDFRSLQTQFQDDITELGHNIQGISKAALGYNQAVKENRNLYNMLQEVRGNIRVFCRIRPLMNSKSISSIEHVGNDGSIMVCDPYKPQTTRKIFQFNQIFGPTTTQDEIYRETQSLIRSVMDGYNVCILAYGQTGSGKTHTMCGPSGGLSSNDLGINYMALNDLFTISTSREDVKYDIRVQMVEIYNEQVRDLLSEDTSSTKLDIRSSSNGLFNLPDAKMCPVQSPSDVMNLMLLGEKHRASGPTAMNNRSSRSHSILTVHVNGKDISGNVSCSCLHLVDLAGSERVDRSEATGDRLKEAQHINKSLSCLGDVITALAQKNSHIPYRNSKLTQLLQSSLGGNAKTLMLAHISPEGESYVETLSTLKFAQRASTVELGTAHANKESNDIRELKEQVETLKKALATKEFERSSLKLKENTVTSGRTKQLPERTPPRPRRLSLETTSSEKGSIPGKPPKSPVSAMRFNRDHGTARDKECSIDGFNRTKLHRSVIQMSPTLSEEPVGHENEKIITTDDTVTFYQLPPDGYNQYKQSGLDTLQRTPCRSRYMGVEVRQTEEPSDAKLDKTTTSSVAKKGSHLRRSIQSSIGKLIHGSERRNTPHSAQATPAKITTNANNDGASPITTNARLKRRQSLTGLPPPSSTMSRRSSLGGKSDSSSSDRKAKTPPPMNSAAKAKRWL from the exons AAAATACAGCCAGGTGTTGTGCCAAAGGTTGTTGCAAACGCCCCCTGCGATAGCCAGCCATCGACAGCTTTTCAGTATTTCGAGAACATCCGCAACTTCTTGGTTGCTGTTCAGGAGCTAAAGTTGCCGAGCTTTGAGGCCTCTGATTTGGAAAAG GACAATCTTGATGCTGGGTCAGTGGGCAAGATAGTTGATTGCGTCAATTCTCTGAAGTCCTACCAGGAGCGAAAGAAAtgcagtgaaacctatgggccagtCAAGTATATGAAATCACCTCTTGCACCATGTTCTGCAATTCATGTTCGGTCTGAAAATGTCACTTCAGGATCTTCTACCCCTCAAAAGTGTCTAGACTTGAAAGAGATTGATGCTGAGGGTCAATCTTTTCAAAACGTGGGTCCTAACATGGAAG AGGCAATTGGAAAACTTCAGAGGATTATTCTTGATTGCATGATAAGCTGCAAGGAAAATCTGAACCAGGACGTTCTTAAAAAG GATCCAGTAACGCTAGTTGGCACTATTTTATCAAATCAGCTGGAAAAAGAACAG TTCAAACCACTCCTTCAACTTATTTCTCCAGAAGGGGCTGCtatgaaaaatgaaccaaatcAACATATCGAG tGTTCAAACTCGCAGAATGAGAATAGACTGCGTCTCTTGGAAGCACAGGAATCTGAACTCTTG GAGCTCAAGACAATGTTTCAAGAGGTTAAAGTTGATTTCAGGTCTTTGCAGACCCAATTCCAAGATGATATCACAGAATTAG GTCATAACATTCAAGGGATTTCCAAAGCTGCTCTTGGCTATAACCAAGCTGTGAAAGAAAATAGAAACCTGTATAACATGCTTCAAGAAGTGCGAG GAAATATCCGAGTCTTCTGCCGGATAAGACCACTTATGAATTCAAAGTCTATTTCTTCAATTGAACATGTTGGAAATGATGGTTCGATAATGGTTTGTGATCCATATAAGCCACAAACTACACGTAAGATCTTTCAGTTCAACCAAATTTTTGGGCCAACAACCACTCAAG ATGAGATTTACAGGGAGACACAATCATTGATTAGATCTGTCATGGATGGTTATAATGTGTGCATATTGGCTTATGGGCAGACAGGTTCTGGCAAAACCCATACAATG TGCGGCCCGTCTGGTGGGTTATCGTCTAACGATCTTGGAATTAATTACATGGCACTGAACGATCTCTTCACCATATCAACTTCTAGAGAAGATGTAAAGTATGACATACGAGTGCAGATGGTTGAAATATACAATGAGCAAGTTCGTGATCTCCTAAGCGAAGATACTTCAAGCACGAA ATTAGATATAAGGTCTTCAAGCAATGGTCTGTTCAACCTCCCAGATGCAAAGATGTGCCCAGTTCAGTCCCCTTCTGATGTTATGAATTTGATGCTGCTGGGGGAAAAGCACCGTGCTTCTGGTCCAACAGCAATGAACAATAGAAGTAGTAGATCTCATAG TATCTTGACTGTCCATGTAAATGGGAAGGACATTTCTGGCAATGTCAGCTGTAGCTGTCTGCATTTGGTAGATCTTGCAGGAAGTGAAAGGGTTGACAGGTCAGAAGCCACGGGGGATAGATTGAAGGAGGCTCAGCATATTAACAAGTCACTGTCTTGCCTAGGGGATGTCATCACTGCCTTAGCTCAGAAGAATTCTCACATTCCATACAGAAATAGCAAACTTACCCAATTGCTACAGAGTTCATTAG GGGGGAATGCAAAGACATTGATGTTAGCCCACATAAGTCCGGAGGGGGAATCTTACGTAGAAACTCTTAGCACACTGAAATTTGCCCAAAGGGCTTCTACTGTTGAACTTGGAACTGCTCATGCAAACAAAGAAAGCAATGATATAAGAGAGCTTAAAGAACAG GTAGAAACTCTCAAAAAGGCATTGGCAaccaaagaatttgaaagatcgtcACTTAAACTGAAGGAAAATACAGTAACGAGTGGAAGAACAAAGCAACTCCCGGAGCGTACCCCACCAAGGCCGCGTAGGTTAAGCCTAGAGACTACTAGTAGTGAAAAGGGTAGCATACCAGGAAAGCCACCAAAATCACCTGTTTCAGCGATGAGATTCAACAGAGATCACGGGACAGCTCGTGACAAGGAGTGCAGTATTGATGGCTTCAATCGCACAAAGCTCCACAGATCTGTAATACAG ATGTCCCCAACGTTATCTGAAGAGCCAGTCGGACATGAGAATGAGAAGATAATTACAACAGATGATACGGTTACCTTTTATCAACTACCCCCTGATGGTTATAATCAATACAAGCAGTCAGGTTTGGATACTCTCCAGAGAACACCATGCAGATCAAGGTACATGGGCGTGGAAGTGAGGCAGACGGAAGAACCTTCTGATGCCAAATTGGATAAAACAACCACAAGCAGCGTGGCGAAGAAAGGGTCACATTTAAGAAGATCCATTCAGAGCAGCATAGGGAAGTTGATTCATGGCTCTGAAAGAAG GAATACTCCACATTCAGCCCAAGCAACTCCTGCCAAAATCACAACTAATGCAAACAATGACGGCGCATCTCCAATTACTACCAACGCGAGGTTAAAAAGAAGACAGTCACTAACAGGTCTCCCACCTCCATCGTCGACCATGTCACGCAGATCATCTCTAGGAGGAAAGTCGGATTCGA GTTCAAGTGACAGAAAAGCCAAAACGCCACCTCCGATGAATTCAGCTGCGAAGGCAAAGAGATGGCTGTGA
- the LOC119275646 gene encoding ERI1 exoribonuclease 2-like — MAAIMAARGQGQVQDFDFFVVVDFEATCVKDARIFPQEIIEFPAVLVDGATGRIESAFRRYVRPKHHLVLTQFCRELTGIRQEDVDGGVDLGEALCMHDSWLKAATAGGGSLAVVTWGDWDCRIMLESECRFKGIEKPSYFDRWINLRVPFQAALGGGGRVTLQEAVRAAGLDWEGRLHCGLDDARNTARLLVELMRRGVKMTITGSLAPPLPIQQKEQPPHLLTSSCGGSSALAPLPMIQQKQQSPQLRTSPFGGSSALAPPLIQQKQQPPQPHMISPCGGSSATCFCYCRVPTRGGVVSVPGPMQGKCFFGCGNWTPAMGPVCPYFVWTN, encoded by the coding sequence ATGGCAGCGATCATGGCGGCGCGCGGGCAGGGGCAGGTGCAAGATTTCGACTTCTTCGTGGTGGTGGACTTCGAGGCGACGTGCGTGAAAGACGCGCGGATCTTTCCGCAGGAAATCATTGAGTTCCCCGCCGTGCTCGTCGACGGCGCCACCGGCCGCATCGAGTCCGCGTTTCGCAGGTACGTTCGTCCAAAACATCACCTTGTGCTGACCCAATTTTGCAGGGAACTCACCGGCATCCGGCAGGAGGACGTCGACGGCGGCGTGGATCTCGGCGAGGCGCTCTGTATGCACGACTCTTGGCTgaaggcggcgacggcgggggGAGGCAGCTTGGCCGTTGTGACCTGGGGAGATTGGGATTGCCGCATCATGCTCGAGTCCGAGTGCCGCTTCAAGGGGATCGAGAAGCCCTCCTACTTCGATCGCTGGATCAACCTGAGGGTCCCCTTCCAGGCGGCGCTCGGCGGCGGAGGGCGGGTCACCCTTCAGGAGGCGGTCAGGGCAGCGGGACTGGACTGGGAGGGCCGCCTGCACTGCGGCCTGGACGACGCGCGCAACACGGCGCGGCTTCTTGTTGAGCTGATGCGGCGGGGGGTCAAGATGACCATCACCGGTTCGCTGGCGCCGCCGCTGCCGATCCAGCAGAAGGAGCAGCCCCCGCACCTTCTCACAAGCTCTTGCGGTGGCTCATCTGCGCTGGCGCCGCTGCCGATGATCCAGCAGAAGCAGCAGTCGCCGCAGCTTCGCACAAGCCCTTTCGGTGGCTCATCGGCGCTGGCGCCGCCGCTGATCCAGCAGAAGCAGCAGCCGCCGCAGCCACACATGATAAGCCCCTGCGGCGGCTCCTCTGCGACGTGCTTCTGCTACTGCAGGGTACCGACCAGAGGAGGCGTGGTGTCCGTGCCAGGGCCGATGCAGGGCAAGTGCTTCTTCGGGTGTGGCAACTGGACGCCGGCCATGGGACCCGTGTGCCCCTACTTCGTCTGGACCAACTGA